From a region of the Acinetobacter larvae genome:
- the leuS gene encoding leucine--tRNA ligase — protein MTTPHIDPEYQASAIEPQIQKDWADRQVFKVADTVTQKHRYILSMFPYPSGKLHMGHVRNYTIGDVISRFYRLKGEAVLQPMGWDAFGLPAENAAIAHKVAPAQWTFENIAYMRDQLKRLGLSVDWDREFATCTPEYYHWEQWLFVQLYKKGLIYRKLSTVNWDPVDQTVLANEQVENGRGWRSGALVEKRDIPMYYFRITDYAQELLDDLDQLQAGWPQQVLTMQRNWIGRSQGMEIIFPSADPSRYADPITVYTTRGDTLMGASYVAVAAEHPLALQAAENNATLKAFIEECRMGSVAEADLATAEKKGMATGYFVEHPLTGAKLPVWIANYVLMSYGSGAVMAVPAHDERDFEFANKYQLPIQQVIDAQGAEDRPFDATVWQEWYGAKHGKLVHSAEFDGLDFDTAYSAILAKLEAKNLGNSKVQFRLRDWGVSRQRYWGCPIPMINCTQCGQVPVPEEQLPVILPTDVVPDGSGNPLNKMPEFYQTTCPSCGGEARRETDTLDTFVESSWYYARFASPDFQAGLVSAEAAQTWLPVNQYIGGVEHAILHLLYARFFHKLMRDEGVVQGNEPFSHLLTQGMVLADTYYREDANGKKTWFNPADIELTRDDKGRILKAVYREDGEEVVVGGQEKMSKSKNNGIDPQQIIDLYGADTARVFMMFAAPPDQSLEWSDAGVEGANRFLKRVWRMTYNFLSTGATQRDFDASKLSPAAQDLRRKTHQTIEKVSDDIERRFAFNTSIAALMELLNAINKFAAKTADDHAVSFEAIRSLLILLAPFAPHLSQVLLAELGLDLTTQQLPQVDPSALVSNTQTIVVQVNGKLRAKLEVAVDTDKDELIALAKALPEVQQFLTGATKKEIVVPNKLVNFVV, from the coding sequence ATGACTACTCCTCACATTGACCCAGAATATCAAGCGAGTGCGATCGAGCCCCAAATCCAAAAAGATTGGGCAGATCGTCAAGTTTTTAAAGTAGCGGATACGGTTACCCAAAAACATCGTTATATCCTCTCTATGTTTCCTTATCCAAGCGGTAAGCTGCATATGGGTCATGTGCGCAACTATACCATTGGTGATGTCATTAGCCGTTTTTATCGTTTAAAAGGTGAAGCGGTATTACAACCTATGGGTTGGGATGCTTTTGGTTTACCCGCTGAAAATGCCGCGATTGCTCATAAAGTCGCGCCCGCTCAATGGACTTTTGAAAATATCGCCTATATGCGTGATCAATTGAAGCGTCTGGGCTTATCTGTCGATTGGGATCGTGAATTTGCAACATGTACACCAGAGTATTATCACTGGGAACAATGGCTCTTTGTCCAGCTCTATAAAAAAGGTCTGATTTACCGCAAACTCTCAACGGTCAACTGGGACCCTGTAGACCAAACGGTTTTGGCCAACGAACAAGTTGAAAATGGTCGTGGTTGGCGCTCTGGTGCATTGGTAGAAAAACGTGATATTCCAATGTATTACTTCCGTATTACCGATTATGCACAAGAATTATTAGACGATCTCGATCAACTACAAGCGGGTTGGCCACAACAAGTCTTGACCATGCAACGTAATTGGATTGGGCGTTCACAAGGCATGGAAATTATATTCCCAAGTGCCGATCCTAGCCGCTACGCAGACCCGATTACGGTCTATACCACACGTGGTGACACCTTAATGGGTGCCAGCTATGTGGCAGTTGCCGCAGAGCATCCGCTTGCGCTCCAAGCCGCTGAAAACAATGCCACACTCAAAGCCTTTATTGAAGAATGCCGTATGGGCTCTGTTGCCGAGGCAGACTTGGCCACAGCTGAGAAAAAAGGCATGGCAACAGGTTATTTTGTTGAGCATCCCTTGACTGGTGCTAAATTGCCGGTCTGGATTGCCAACTATGTATTGATGTCTTATGGTTCAGGCGCGGTCATGGCAGTACCTGCACATGATGAACGTGATTTCGAATTTGCCAATAAATACCAATTGCCAATCCAACAAGTGATCGATGCACAAGGTGCTGAAGATCGTCCATTTGATGCGACAGTATGGCAAGAGTGGTATGGCGCGAAACACGGTAAGCTGGTCCACTCTGCTGAGTTTGATGGGTTAGATTTCGATACAGCCTATAGCGCAATTTTAGCCAAACTCGAAGCGAAAAACTTAGGGAATAGCAAGGTTCAATTCCGTTTACGTGACTGGGGCGTATCTCGTCAGCGTTATTGGGGTTGTCCTATCCCGATGATCAACTGCACACAGTGTGGTCAAGTTCCAGTGCCTGAAGAACAATTACCAGTGATTTTACCCACGGACGTTGTGCCAGATGGTTCAGGCAATCCTCTCAATAAAATGCCTGAGTTCTATCAAACCACGTGCCCAAGTTGTGGTGGCGAAGCACGTCGTGAAACCGATACCTTAGATACATTTGTAGAATCCTCTTGGTACTATGCGCGTTTTGCATCACCTGATTTCCAAGCTGGCTTAGTCTCTGCCGAGGCAGCACAAACTTGGTTACCTGTAAACCAATATATTGGTGGTGTGGAACATGCCATCTTGCACTTACTCTATGCGCGTTTCTTCCATAAATTGATGCGTGATGAAGGCGTGGTACAAGGCAATGAACCTTTTAGTCACTTGCTAACCCAAGGCATGGTATTGGCCGATACTTATTATCGTGAAGATGCCAATGGCAAGAAAACTTGGTTCAACCCCGCCGACATTGAACTCACCCGTGATGACAAAGGTCGTATCCTCAAAGCGGTCTATCGCGAAGATGGCGAAGAGGTCGTTGTTGGTGGTCAAGAAAAAATGTCGAAATCGAAAAATAACGGTATCGACCCACAACAGATTATTGATCTCTATGGTGCAGATACTGCGCGTGTCTTTATGATGTTTGCCGCACCGCCCGATCAATCACTCGAATGGTCAGATGCTGGAGTTGAGGGTGCCAACCGTTTCTTAAAACGCGTTTGGCGGATGACTTACAACTTCTTGAGCACAGGCGCAACTCAACGTGACTTTGATGCCAGCAAACTCAGTCCAGCTGCACAAGATTTACGTCGTAAAACCCATCAAACCATTGAAAAAGTCAGTGATGATATTGAGCGTCGTTTTGCCTTTAATACCTCGATTGCGGCCTTGATGGAATTGTTAAATGCCATCAATAAATTTGCAGCCAAAACAGCGGATGACCACGCGGTAAGCTTTGAAGCCATTCGTAGTTTATTAATTTTACTCGCACCTTTTGCACCACACTTAAGCCAAGTTTTATTGGCAGAGTTAGGTCTTGACTTGACCACCCAGCAATTGCCCCAAGTAGATCCTTCTGCATTGGTCAGCAATACACAAACTATTGTGGTACAAGTCAATGGCAAACTTCGTGCTAAATTAGAGGTTGCTGTCGATACCGATAAGGATGAGCTGATTGCCTTGGCAAAAGCCTTGCCTGAGGTACAACAGTTCTTGACAGGTGCAACCAAAAAAGAAATCGTGGTTCCCAACAAATTGGTTAACTTCGTTGTTTAA
- a CDS encoding LPS-assembly lipoprotein LptE, producing the protein MHFVQRIAAIVITLGLSASMVGCAGFHLKGTSATTAPLSYSKLQLALPADARPLEKRLSVDLTAAGIQMTAAEDAYVLRILEYQPRRLELSGKLVETLLRLSVTFQIEDRQGRLITEPRTVMANRSYQYDVATVNTEDQQNRYLQQVLIDDIARQITHQVVNNRLPKAQGTLPSFAEQVQQEQK; encoded by the coding sequence ATGCACTTTGTTCAACGTATAGCCGCTATCGTGATCACGCTTGGATTGAGTGCAAGCATGGTAGGCTGTGCTGGTTTCCATCTTAAAGGGACCAGTGCAACCACTGCGCCGCTCAGCTATAGCAAACTCCAACTCGCTTTGCCTGCCGATGCACGCCCCCTAGAAAAACGCCTAAGCGTTGATCTGACGGCTGCCGGTATTCAAATGACCGCGGCAGAAGATGCTTATGTATTGCGTATTTTAGAATACCAACCACGTCGTTTAGAACTGAGTGGTAAATTGGTAGAAACGCTGTTAAGACTGAGCGTAACCTTTCAGATTGAAGATCGACAAGGTCGTTTAATTACCGAACCACGGACTGTGATGGCAAATCGTAGCTATCAATATGACGTCGCGACAGTAAACACCGAAGATCAACAAAACCGTTACCTACAACAAGTCTTAATTGATGACATTGCTCGGCAGATTACCCACCAAGTGGTCAATAATCGCCTGCCTAAAGCACAAGGTACGCTGCCCTCTTTTGCGGAACAAGTGCAGCAAGAGCAAAAATAA
- the holA gene encoding DNA polymerase III subunit delta: MKIDYLQALKRIHAARGVWLMQGQEPLLEQNLLQAFRKDWQQHNVERQRFDLNSVADWKTVFNALNSLSLFSQQLAIEVHGNIKPDAASLKLLKQYIQHNEHNLLLIVMPKQDSNSLKSSFFQTVEANGTLVNLIANSARDRQNILNIEAQALGIQLTYNAWQWLEQHHEHNLLAAKNSLMRVADTFPEQQQIEIEHLQQCLQDQSRYSSFDLSDAVLRGDLAQATKILQYLQQSGEAASLILWTLSKEMRLLMQLYEQPQNAIQLGIWRNKVAMYQHALARLSAQQFLTWPSLLLRVDAAIKGMRAENPQLLLQQCVAELCGRPLWH; the protein is encoded by the coding sequence ATGAAGATCGATTATTTACAAGCGTTAAAACGTATTCATGCGGCACGTGGTGTCTGGCTCATGCAAGGTCAGGAACCCTTGCTGGAGCAAAATCTCTTACAAGCCTTTCGCAAAGACTGGCAACAACACAATGTAGAGCGGCAACGTTTTGATTTAAATAGTGTTGCCGACTGGAAAACCGTATTTAACGCCCTCAATAGTCTGTCATTATTTTCCCAGCAACTGGCCATTGAAGTGCATGGCAATATCAAACCCGATGCTGCCAGCTTAAAACTTCTTAAGCAGTATATTCAGCACAATGAGCATAATTTATTGTTGATTGTGATGCCCAAACAAGACAGCAATAGCCTGAAATCCAGCTTCTTTCAGACGGTAGAAGCCAACGGAACACTGGTAAATCTCATTGCCAACTCCGCACGTGACCGACAAAATATTTTAAATATCGAAGCGCAAGCTTTGGGTATTCAGCTCACCTATAATGCTTGGCAATGGTTAGAGCAACACCATGAACATAATCTATTGGCAGCCAAAAATAGTTTAATGCGAGTTGCCGATACCTTCCCAGAACAGCAGCAGATTGAGATCGAACATCTGCAACAATGCTTACAAGATCAATCGCGCTACAGTAGTTTTGACCTGAGTGATGCTGTACTCCGGGGAGATCTCGCGCAAGCCACCAAGATTTTGCAATATTTACAGCAGTCAGGCGAAGCAGCAAGCTTAATACTTTGGACACTGAGTAAAGAAATGCGCTTACTGATGCAGCTCTATGAACAGCCACAAAATGCGATTCAATTGGGTATCTGGCGTAATAAAGTTGCTATGTATCAACATGCTTTAGCGCGCCTGTCTGCACAGCAGTTTCTGACCTGGCCGAGTTTGCTGTTACGCGTCGATGCCGCCATCAAAGGCATGCGTGCTGAAAACCCACAATTGCTCTTACAACAATGCGTTGCTGAACTCTGTGGGCGCCCACTATGGCATTAA
- a CDS encoding MacA family efflux pump subunit: MPKIKPTKVIIIAVCIAILAIVAWVFLKPKPQTPQFITAPISRGDIENAVLATGNLEATKIVSVGAQVSGQVKKMYVKLGDQVEQGQLIAQIDSVRQENDLKTAEANIKNQQAQLAVNQANLAKVEAEYQRQKNMYAQDATSRAEYESALAAFKTAQANIASINAQIEQSRLNLDTAKENVGYTRIVAPMSGTVVAIVTEEGQTVNANQSAPTIVKLAQLDTMTVKAQVSEADVMKVEAGQKVYFTTLGDSEKKRYATLRQVEPAPSSINTESSNNSTSSSSSSSAIYYNALFDAPNDDGKLRIDMTAQVYIILAEAKDVLMVPASALQNTQRQRSGSAAPARNSDRAAARADRSNSNNSKAPQFERLNLTAEEKALVDQGKASVATVRVLQADGSAKPQQILIGLNNRVNAQVLRGLKQNDQVIIADGADASNNAAKRSNGPMRF, from the coding sequence ATGCCTAAAATAAAACCAACCAAAGTTATTATCATTGCAGTCTGTATCGCTATTTTAGCCATTGTCGCTTGGGTCTTTTTAAAACCCAAACCACAAACACCGCAATTCATTACGGCACCAATTAGCCGTGGTGATATAGAAAATGCCGTATTGGCAACTGGTAATCTTGAAGCAACCAAAATCGTCAGTGTCGGTGCGCAGGTGTCTGGTCAGGTCAAAAAAATGTACGTCAAACTAGGCGATCAGGTCGAACAAGGTCAATTGATTGCACAAATTGACTCGGTACGCCAAGAAAATGACCTCAAAACAGCTGAAGCCAATATTAAAAATCAACAAGCGCAATTGGCCGTGAATCAAGCCAACTTAGCCAAAGTTGAAGCAGAATATCAACGGCAAAAAAATATGTATGCGCAAGATGCGACATCGCGTGCAGAATATGAAAGTGCTTTGGCTGCATTTAAAACAGCACAAGCCAATATCGCCTCGATCAATGCGCAAATTGAACAATCTCGTTTGAACTTAGACACAGCCAAAGAAAATGTGGGTTATACCCGCATTGTGGCACCGATGAGTGGTACGGTGGTTGCCATCGTGACGGAAGAAGGTCAAACCGTAAACGCGAACCAAAGCGCACCAACCATTGTTAAGCTGGCACAACTCGATACCATGACAGTCAAAGCACAAGTGTCTGAAGCAGATGTCATGAAAGTGGAAGCGGGACAAAAAGTCTACTTTACCACCTTGGGCGATAGCGAGAAAAAACGCTATGCCACTTTGCGTCAAGTCGAACCTGCCCCGAGCTCAATCAACACCGAAAGCAGCAACAACTCCACCTCTTCAAGCTCTAGCAGTAGTGCAATTTACTACAACGCATTATTTGATGCCCCCAATGATGATGGCAAGCTGCGTATTGATATGACTGCACAAGTTTATATCATTCTCGCCGAAGCCAAAGATGTCCTCATGGTACCCGCATCCGCTTTACAAAATACGCAACGTCAACGTAGCGGTAGCGCAGCCCCTGCACGCAATAGTGATCGCGCTGCAGCACGTGCTGATAGAAGTAATAGTAACAACAGCAAAGCCCCACAATTTGAACGCCTCAACCTTACTGCCGAAGAAAAAGCTTTAGTTGATCAAGGCAAGGCCTCTGTGGCAACAGTTCGTGTTTTACAAGCAGATGGTAGTGCCAAACCACAACAAATTCTAATTGGTCTCAATAACCGTGTGAATGCGCAAGTACTGCGTGGCTTAAAACAAAATGACCAAGTGATCATTGCTGATGGTGCAGATGCCAGTAACAATGCCGCTAAACGCAGCAACGGTCCAATGAGATTTTAA
- a CDS encoding MacB family efflux pump subunit, giving the protein MNQKRALLEVKDLIREFPAGESTVQILKGIDLTIYAGELVAIVGQSGSGKSTLMNILGCLDKPSAGSYQVNGRETGRLSPDELAQLRREYFGFIFQRYHLLNDLNAAGNVEVPAVYAGVDASERQQRAVQLLSDLGLSDKTQNRPNQLSGGQQQRVSIARALMNGGEVILADEPTGALDKNSGIEVMRILRELNQNGHTIILVTHDHQVAKNATRIIEISDGQIISDQPNVPEIAADLDSAAVKETTTQQKKSAPWRAAIDRFSEAFRMALLAMNAHRMRTFLTMLGIIIGIASVVSVVALGNGSQKQILENISSLGTNTITVFQGRGFGDNSKTAQAKTLIPADAEALAEQPYVDGVSPTATSNVTARYKEIEAATTVNGVSEDYFYVKGMTFKYGQSFDKNSVQHRAQDVVIDSNTANTFFPNTNNPVGEVILLGSVPSRIIGVTDAQKGMFNNDSLNVYLPYSTVMSRMLGQSNVRSVIVRIKDEYSSAAAENAIISLLEQRHGAQDIFTQNSDSIREAIEQTTATMTLLISAIAVISLVVGGIGVMNIMLVSVTERTQEIGVRMAVGARQSDILQQFLIEAILVCILGGGLGVLLSLAVGQVISHFAGASFQMAYSSSSIIAAFVCSTLIGVVFGFIPARNAAQLDPVDALSRE; this is encoded by the coding sequence ATGAATCAAAAACGCGCTTTACTGGAAGTAAAAGATCTGATTCGTGAATTTCCAGCAGGTGAATCGACGGTACAAATTCTCAAAGGCATCGATCTCACCATCTATGCTGGCGAGTTGGTTGCCATCGTTGGTCAGTCTGGTTCGGGTAAATCTACCCTGATGAATATTTTAGGCTGCTTGGACAAACCCAGTGCTGGTAGCTATCAGGTCAATGGTCGTGAAACAGGACGCTTAAGTCCTGATGAGTTGGCACAATTGCGCCGTGAATATTTCGGCTTTATTTTCCAACGTTACCATTTGCTCAATGACTTAAATGCAGCAGGCAACGTAGAAGTCCCAGCAGTCTATGCTGGAGTAGATGCGAGCGAACGTCAGCAACGCGCAGTCCAATTACTCAGTGACTTAGGTTTATCTGACAAAACCCAAAACCGCCCGAATCAACTTTCAGGCGGGCAACAACAACGGGTTTCGATTGCACGTGCCTTGATGAATGGTGGTGAAGTCATTTTAGCCGATGAGCCCACTGGTGCGCTCGACAAAAATAGTGGTATTGAAGTGATGCGCATTTTGCGTGAACTCAATCAAAATGGTCATACCATTATTTTGGTCACCCACGATCACCAAGTTGCCAAGAATGCCACGCGTATCATTGAGATCAGTGATGGTCAAATCATTTCTGACCAACCCAATGTTCCTGAAATCGCGGCGGATCTCGATTCGGCAGCAGTCAAAGAAACCACAACTCAGCAAAAAAAATCAGCGCCTTGGCGCGCTGCGATTGATCGCTTTAGCGAAGCCTTCCGTATGGCATTGTTGGCAATGAATGCACATCGTATGCGCACATTTCTGACCATGCTGGGGATTATCATCGGGATTGCTTCGGTGGTCTCTGTGGTTGCGCTGGGGAATGGTTCACAGAAGCAGATCTTAGAAAATATCAGTAGTTTGGGCACCAATACTATTACTGTATTCCAAGGGCGTGGCTTTGGTGACAACTCCAAAACCGCTCAAGCCAAGACTCTGATCCCCGCTGATGCCGAAGCCTTGGCTGAGCAACCCTATGTCGATGGGGTCAGTCCAACTGCCACCAGTAATGTCACTGCGCGCTATAAAGAAATCGAGGCAGCGACTACGGTCAATGGTGTCAGTGAAGACTATTTTTATGTCAAAGGCATGACCTTTAAATATGGGCAAAGTTTTGATAAAAACAGCGTCCAACACCGTGCCCAAGATGTCGTCATCGACTCCAACACCGCCAATACCTTTTTCCCCAATACCAATAACCCAGTGGGTGAAGTGATTTTATTGGGCAGCGTGCCGAGTCGTATTATTGGCGTCACCGATGCACAAAAAGGTATGTTTAACAATGACAGCCTCAATGTCTACCTGCCCTATTCCACCGTTATGAGCCGTATGCTAGGACAAAGTAATGTACGCAGTGTGATTGTGCGCATTAAAGATGAATACTCGAGTGCGGCGGCAGAAAATGCCATTATCTCCTTACTCGAACAACGTCATGGCGCACAGGATATCTTTACCCAAAACTCAGACAGTATTCGTGAAGCCATTGAGCAAACCACAGCAACCATGACCCTGCTAATCTCAGCAATTGCTGTTATTTCACTGGTAGTTGGCGGCATTGGGGTGATGAATATTATGCTGGTTTCCGTGACTGAACGGACCCAAGAAATCGGGGTACGCATGGCGGTAGGCGCACGACAAAGTGATATTTTGCAGCAATTCTTAATCGAAGCAATTTTAGTCTGTATTTTAGGTGGGGGACTTGGCGTATTACTGTCCTTGGCAGTGGGTCAAGTGATTAGTCATTTTGCTGGTGCCAGTTTCCAAATGGCTTACTCCAGCTCATCGATTATTGCTGCATTTGTCTGCTCAACCTTGATTGGGGTAGTTTTTGGCTTTATCCCTGCCCGTAATGCCGCACAGCTCGACCCTGTCGACGCTTTGTCTCGAGAATAA
- a CDS encoding efflux transporter outer membrane subunit codes for MSIHHVKTTGCIALLSQLLIGCQAIVKSDYQAPNVSVPQQFAYATSTANAYPAQYADQWWTLFQDPQLNQLVQQVIARNGNLAVAGINLQQAQLKAGLAQAQQGIRVSDASISTGHQFELEGGSHSDSGFRLNYPGLSYQIDLFGKLARQTEAAKWEALATAQDLQATAQTLIGTTANLYWQLGYLNERHQVTLSNLEKTEKLYQLVQSQYRAGSVSGLDLTQAQQAVQSQQASLSQIEQQRVETRSALAVLLQIPLQQLTIQEPQTLPSAQLPAITAGLPAELLSRRPDLQAAELRLRESLANKDATKASYYPSISLTGSLSTGLVGSSSSLADALKNPIATLGAGLTLPFLQYNDMKRNLKISALDYEKAIVQYRNTLYQAFADTENALSQRLELDKQVALQQKNLDLAEKSERLTEVRYKNGAIALKQLLDAQETTRNARLSLVQTKQSQYNAYVTLLQALGGSPIQQLPENPEQKAQQQNTSQ; via the coding sequence ATGTCAATTCATCATGTTAAAACCACCGGCTGTATCGCATTATTAAGCCAGCTCCTGATTGGCTGTCAGGCAATCGTCAAAAGCGACTATCAAGCCCCCAATGTTAGCGTGCCGCAGCAATTTGCCTATGCGACATCAACGGCCAATGCCTATCCTGCACAATATGCAGATCAATGGTGGACCTTATTTCAAGATCCCCAGCTCAACCAGTTGGTACAGCAAGTGATTGCGCGTAATGGCAACTTGGCAGTTGCTGGCATTAACCTGCAACAAGCACAGCTCAAAGCCGGGCTGGCACAAGCCCAACAAGGGATTCGTGTCAGTGATGCCTCAATCAGTACAGGACATCAATTTGAGCTAGAGGGCGGCAGTCATAGCGATAGCGGTTTTCGTTTAAATTATCCTGGACTGAGCTACCAAATCGATTTATTTGGCAAGCTCGCGCGGCAAACTGAAGCAGCCAAATGGGAAGCTTTGGCAACAGCGCAAGACCTGCAAGCCACAGCACAGACACTGATCGGCACCACTGCCAATTTATATTGGCAATTGGGATATTTAAATGAACGTCACCAAGTGACTTTAAGCAATCTTGAAAAAACCGAAAAACTCTACCAGTTGGTGCAAAGCCAATACCGTGCGGGCTCAGTCTCTGGTTTAGATCTCACCCAAGCGCAACAGGCGGTGCAGAGTCAGCAAGCCAGCCTGAGTCAGATTGAGCAGCAACGTGTAGAAACCCGTAGTGCTTTGGCTGTTTTGCTACAAATTCCATTGCAGCAACTCACAATCCAAGAGCCGCAAACATTACCATCTGCACAATTGCCTGCTATTACCGCTGGACTACCTGCCGAATTATTGTCTAGACGACCAGACCTACAGGCAGCAGAGCTACGCCTGAGAGAAAGTCTTGCCAATAAAGACGCCACCAAAGCCAGTTATTATCCTTCTATTAGCCTAACAGGCAGTTTGAGTACCGGCTTGGTCGGGAGCAGTAGCTCATTGGCAGATGCCCTGAAAAACCCGATTGCAACTCTCGGAGCAGGTCTAACGCTACCCTTTTTGCAATACAATGACATGAAACGTAATTTAAAAATCAGTGCGTTAGATTATGAAAAAGCCATTGTGCAATATCGCAATACCTTATATCAGGCTTTTGCTGACACAGAAAATGCCTTATCACAACGGCTAGAGCTAGACAAACAAGTTGCCTTACAGCAGAAAAATCTGGACTTGGCAGAAAAATCTGAACGTCTGACCGAGGTCCGTTATAAGAATGGTGCCATTGCACTTAAGCAATTATTGGATGCCCAAGAAACCACCCGTAATGCGCGGTTGAGTTTGGTGCAAACCAAACAAAGCCAATACAATGCCTATGTCACCTTATTGCAAGCTTTAGGCGGTAGCCCAATTCAGCAATTACCCGAAAACCCTGAGCAAAAGGCACAGCAGCAAAACACTAGCCAATAA
- a CDS encoding enoyl-ACP reductase FabI, whose amino-acid sequence MAQGLLAGKRFLIAGIASKLSIAYGIAEALHREGAALAFTYPNEKLKKRVDDFATQFGSTLVFACDVANDAEIEQTFIDLAQHWDGLDGVVHSIGFAPAHTLDGDFTEVTDREGFRIAHDISAYSFVALARAAKPLLLARQGCLLTLTYQGSERVLPNYNVMGLAKASLEASVRYLASSLGAEGIRVNAISAGPIRTLAASGIKSFRKMLDTNAKIAPLKRNVSIEDVGNAALFLCSPWANGITGEILYVDAGFNTVGMSADLMQSE is encoded by the coding sequence ATGGCACAAGGACTTTTAGCAGGTAAACGTTTTTTAATTGCAGGCATTGCCAGTAAACTGTCAATCGCTTATGGCATTGCCGAGGCACTACATCGTGAAGGTGCAGCTTTGGCATTTACCTATCCCAATGAAAAATTAAAAAAACGGGTAGATGACTTTGCAACACAATTCGGTTCAACGCTGGTCTTTGCATGCGATGTAGCCAATGATGCAGAAATCGAGCAAACCTTTATTGACCTAGCACAGCACTGGGATGGCTTAGATGGTGTGGTGCATTCAATTGGTTTTGCACCAGCACATACTCTAGATGGCGACTTTACCGAAGTCACTGATCGTGAAGGTTTCCGTATTGCACATGATATTAGCGCCTATAGCTTTGTGGCGTTGGCACGTGCTGCAAAACCGCTATTGCTGGCGCGACAAGGTTGTTTGTTGACTTTGACCTATCAAGGTTCAGAGCGCGTACTGCCAAACTATAACGTTATGGGATTAGCCAAAGCATCACTGGAAGCCAGCGTACGTTATTTGGCTTCAAGCCTCGGTGCTGAAGGCATTCGTGTAAATGCGATTTCAGCGGGTCCAATCCGGACTTTGGCAGCTTCGGGAATTAAATCTTTCCGTAAAATGCTAGATACCAATGCCAAGATTGCACCATTGAAACGTAATGTCAGTATTGAAGATGTGGGCAATGCAGCATTATTCCTGTGCTCACCATGGGCCAACGGTATTACGGGTGAGATCTTATATGTCGATGCGGGTTTCAACACTGTAGGCATGAGCGCAGATTTGATGCAAAGCGAATAA
- a CDS encoding Bax inhibitor-1/YccA family protein, whose amino-acid sequence MQSNNPILNRVETYSDLSDPMTVQGAVQKSVLLTVIAAVVGLSLFVYSFMTLNLGLAMAAAVVGAIGGLILALVATFKPNTARTLAIPYALFEGAFLGGISVIFQVKFPGVPLQALLATFLTTLVMFALYRFQVIRATEKFKAVVMSASIAIALVFVVQMVMSLAFGSSIPYIFESNWLGIGFAAFVAVIASLNLILDFDMIESAAAQRAPKNFEWLCGIALLATLVWMYYSFLRLLGLLQSND is encoded by the coding sequence ATGCAAAGTAATAATCCTATTTTAAATCGGGTCGAGACCTATAGTGATCTGAGCGATCCAATGACGGTGCAAGGTGCAGTACAAAAATCTGTGCTGTTAACCGTGATTGCTGCTGTGGTGGGGCTATCTTTATTTGTTTATAGTTTTATGACCTTAAACCTTGGCTTAGCCATGGCTGCTGCTGTGGTGGGTGCTATTGGTGGTTTAATTCTCGCTTTAGTCGCAACTTTTAAACCCAATACGGCACGTACTTTAGCCATCCCTTATGCCTTATTTGAAGGCGCATTTTTGGGCGGAATTTCAGTTATTTTCCAAGTGAAATTTCCAGGTGTACCGCTACAAGCATTATTGGCAACCTTCTTAACGACGCTGGTCATGTTTGCTTTGTATCGTTTCCAAGTGATTCGTGCCACTGAAAAATTTAAAGCTGTGGTGATGTCTGCGTCTATAGCCATTGCTTTAGTTTTTGTTGTACAAATGGTGATGAGTTTAGCTTTTGGTTCAAGCATTCCTTATATCTTTGAAAGCAATTGGTTAGGGATTGGTTTTGCTGCCTTTGTGGCAGTGATTGCTTCTTTGAACCTCATCTTAGATTTTGACATGATCGAATCTGCTGCAGCACAGCGTGCACCGAAAAACTTTGAATGGCTTTGTGGTATTGCCCTCTTGGCAACCTTGGTGTGGATGTACTATTCATTCTTACGTTTATTGGGGCTATTGCAAAGCAATGACTAA